CGGCGAGACCGGTACCTCGTCGTCGAGGGCGCGCACGGCCACGACCAGATCGAGCTCGCCCGCGGGCTCCGCCAGCGCACGCTCGAGCTCGCCGGGCGTGAGGCCCGCGGGCGCGTCGACGACGAGCATCATGGCGAAGTGGCCGCGCAGGATGGTCATCGAGGTGTCCTCGATGTTGCACCCGCGATCCACGAACACCTTGGTGGCGGCGGCCACGATGCCGGGCCGATCGGCCCCGAACGCGGTCACGGCGACGTGGGGCACGGACGGACGCTACCGCCGTGGCGCGTCCCGGCGTGATGCGAGCAGGCGGCCCGCGGTCAGGCGAACAACCGGAGCTGGCAGAGGCGCCCGACCGCGTCGTCCCACGAGTCGAGCCGGCGGGCCCGCGTGAGCTCGTGGTCGCGGTTGTAGGGGCGGTCGAGCAGCCACGACTCGCACACCGCACCGAGCAGATCGGCCTCGACGGGATTGTCCTCGATCGCCGCCACCGCACCCACCCGGCGCGCCACCGCCGCCTTGGTGCCGACCGGTGTGTGGTGCACGGCGTCGAGGGCGAAGCCGTTGCGACGCAGCCACGCGCGGGTGACGGGGGCGAGATGGGAGGGCCGGGCGGTGATGCCCACGAGCCGCCAGCCGGCCTCGAGCAGCTGGCTCACCCCGTGGGACGCGCCCTCGTGGCGCGCCCCCTCGTCGTAGAGCGCGGGGTCGTCGAACACCTCGTCGAGAAAGGCGTTGAGCGACCGCTCGGGCACGCCGAGCTGCAGCAGCCGCAGGTCGTAGGTGCGCCAGGTGGACGGGTGCGTGGCCACGCCGAACCGGTCGGCGATGCGAGCGGCCACGCAGGGGCCCAGGTCGCACAGCACACCGTCGAGATCGAGCGCGATCACCATGTCCTCCGAGGATAACGAGGGGGTGTGACGGGAAGCCCCAGAAACCCCTTGACGCCGCGGCCGCGCAGGCCGATCATCCTCCCTACGCCGAACGCGACGGCGTCCGCACCACCGGGTGAGGTCGGCCTCAGGCCACCGCCCCGAGCGGGACGGGCGTGCGAGCGGGCGGCGTGGGCGCCGAGGTCGGGAGCCGGGAGACCGGAGACCGGGCTCGGGCGCTGAGGGCCACCGCCGTGCGGGCCGACAGCCGAAAGGCACCGGTGCGCAGGAGGCAGCGGTCCTCGGGTGCGGCCCCGAGAAGTACGGAGGGCTCCGGCCCGAAGGCTACTCGGGGCCGTTCCGCGCCGTGCCGCCTTGCCGCTGCGCGGCTGTGCCGCTGACCGCTCCGTGGGGGGGAGCATCCACCTGGCTGTCATACCCCCTCAGTACGGTCGATCGCATGGCCGCGGACGCGCCCCTCGACGCACTTCCGAAGGCACCGACGAAGGCACCGACGAAGGCGCGGCCCGACGAGCTGCCGCGCGAGCTGCAGCATCTCAACCCGGCCCAGCGCGAGGCGGTCGTGTCCGACGCGGCGCCCTTGTGCATCCTGGCGGGGGCGGGCTCGGGCAAGACACGCGTCTTGACGCGCCGGGTCGCGTGGCGGGTGCACGAGGGCACCGCCGACCCGCGCCACGTCCTCGTCGTCACCTTCACCCGCAAGGCAGCGGGCGAGCTGGCCTCGCGCCTGAGCGCGCTCGGCGTGCGCGACCAGGTCGCGTCGGGCACGTTCCACGCGCTCGCCTACGCGCAGCTGCGACGGCTCTGGGCCGACGCCGGCCGGCGTCAGCCCACCCTGCTCGAGCGCAAGGTCCGGCTGCTGTCCCCGTTGCTGCCGCGCGGGCGCGACGCCACCGTGCAACCCGTCGACGTCGCCACCGAGATCGAGTGGGCGAAGGCGCAGATGATCGGGCCGGATCGTTACGAGCACGCGGCCTCCGTCGCGGCGCGCAAGCCGCCGCTCCCCGCCGGCGCGATCGCGTCCATCTACGAACGGTACGAGGACGAGAAGCGGCGGCGCGGGCTGGTCGACTTCGACGACCTCCTGCTGTTGTGCGCGGAGGCGCTCGAGCGCGACCGCGAGTTCGCGGCAGGCCAGCGTTGGCGCTTCCGTCACCTCTTCGTCGACGAGTTCCAGGACGTCAACCCCGCCCAGTTCCGGCTCCTGCAGGGTTGGCGTGGCGACCGCGACGACCTCTGTGTGGTGGGCGACCCCAACCAGGGCATCTTCAGCTGGAACGGCGCCGACGTCGGCTTCCTCACCGAGTTCCCACAGCACTTCCCGGGCGCCACCGTCCTGCGCCTCGACGACAACTACCGGTCGTCACCGGAGATCCTGGCCGTGGCCAACGCCGTCCTCGGCCACGACGCCCGCCTGCACGCCAACCGGGCCGCGGGGATGCACCCCTCGGTGACCTGTCACCCGTCCGACCGCGAGGAGGCGCAGTCCGTCGCCCGCGCCATGCGCCGCCGCCACTCCGGCGGCGTCCCGTGGTCGCACCAGGCCGTGCTCACGCGCACCAACGCCCAGCTCGTGCTCTTCGAGGAGGCGCTGCGCGCCGCGCAGGTCCCCTACCGGGTCAAGGGTCGGGGCTCGTTCCTCGATCAACCCGAGGTCCGCCAGGCGCTGATCGAGCTGCGCCGCCAACCCGCGGGCACGCCCCTCCTCTCCGGCATCACCGACATCGACGAGCTGCTCGCCGGCGACGGCCCCGAGGAGCGCCGCCACGAGCTCGAAGCCCTCGTGCGCCTGGCCCGCGAGCACGCCGCGTCCGACCCCACCGCCACCATCGCGAGCTTCGGCGCCTGGCTGGTGGCCACCGTCCGGGGCGACCAGCCCGAGCGGGCGGGCGACGCGGTCACGCTGGCCACCTTCCACGCCGCCAAGGGGCTCGAGTGGCCGGTCGTGTTCCTCGCCGGGCTCGAGCGGGGGCTCGTGCCCATCGGCCACGCCGACTCGGCCGCGGCGCGGGCCGAGGAGCGCCGCCTGCTCTACGTCGCGGTCACCCGGGCCGAGCGCGAGCTGCACTGCTCGTGGGCCGAGCGGCGAACGTTCGGGTCGCGCAC
This is a stretch of genomic DNA from Actinomycetota bacterium. It encodes these proteins:
- a CDS encoding ATP-dependent DNA helicase UvrD2, yielding MAADAPLDALPKAPTKAPTKARPDELPRELQHLNPAQREAVVSDAAPLCILAGAGSGKTRVLTRRVAWRVHEGTADPRHVLVVTFTRKAAGELASRLSALGVRDQVASGTFHALAYAQLRRLWADAGRRQPTLLERKVRLLSPLLPRGRDATVQPVDVATEIEWAKAQMIGPDRYEHAASVAARKPPLPAGAIASIYERYEDEKRRRGLVDFDDLLLLCAEALERDREFAAGQRWRFRHLFVDEFQDVNPAQFRLLQGWRGDRDDLCVVGDPNQGIFSWNGADVGFLTEFPQHFPGATVLRLDDNYRSSPEILAVANAVLGHDARLHANRAAGMHPSVTCHPSDREEAQSVARAMRRRHSGGVPWSHQAVLTRTNAQLVLFEEALRAAQVPYRVKGRGSFLDQPEVRQALIELRRQPAGTPLLSGITDIDELLAGDGPEERRHELEALVRLAREHAASDPTATIASFGAWLVATVRGDQPERAGDAVTLATFHAAKGLEWPVVFLAGLERGLVPIGHADSAAARAEERRLLYVAVTRAERELHCSWAERRTFGSRTHNRTPSPWLDAVEATLRALAEGGDGTDWRRHVHEGRATLQRAPKREARGLEVGVHADPAVYQALKTWRSATARDCGVPAFVIFHDTTLAAVAEAKPRDRHALLALPGMGPVKADRYGDELLAVVAEHVSA